In the Methylophilus sp. 5 genome, one interval contains:
- the nagZ gene encoding beta-N-acetylhexosaminidase, which translates to MSLGPVMLDVVGKELTADDIRRLQHPLVGGVILFARNFESCAQLKALTTSIHAVRQPPLLIAVDHEGGRVQRFREGFTKIPPMREFGHIWDENPRKAKELAVEAGYVLGAELRAHGVDFSFTPVLDMDYGDSLVIGDRAFHKDPQAINELAFSLMLGLKKAGMAAVGKHFPGHGFVVADSHVSIPVDEREFDQIAQNDMQPFVRMIDEGLHAVMPAHVIYPKVDEKPAGFSPRWLQKVLRERLGFNGVIFSDDLSMEGATVAGDVTARTLAALHAGCDMVLLCNRPDLADELLANLDWKISAQSIARLARMHGGHHPHDMVGLRESAYYVDAVKRVAMVGQKESDLFA; encoded by the coding sequence ATGTCTTTAGGTCCCGTCATGCTGGATGTCGTTGGCAAGGAACTCACCGCCGATGATATCCGCCGTTTGCAACATCCGCTGGTCGGTGGGGTAATTTTGTTTGCGCGCAATTTTGAGAGTTGTGCGCAATTGAAAGCGCTCACGACAAGCATACATGCGGTGCGGCAGCCACCGTTGTTGATTGCGGTAGATCACGAAGGCGGGCGTGTGCAGCGTTTTAGGGAAGGCTTTACCAAGATTCCGCCCATGCGTGAGTTTGGCCATATTTGGGATGAAAATCCGCGTAAAGCAAAAGAGTTGGCGGTGGAGGCGGGCTATGTGCTGGGCGCTGAGTTGCGTGCGCATGGCGTGGATTTTAGTTTTACGCCGGTACTCGATATGGATTATGGCGATAGCCTGGTGATTGGCGACCGCGCGTTTCATAAAGACCCGCAGGCGATTAACGAGCTGGCGTTTAGTTTGATGTTAGGCCTGAAAAAAGCGGGCATGGCGGCGGTGGGTAAACATTTTCCTGGCCATGGCTTTGTGGTGGCAGATTCGCATGTGAGTATTCCGGTGGATGAACGCGAGTTTGATCAGATTGCACAGAATGATATGCAGCCGTTTGTGCGTATGATAGACGAGGGCTTGCATGCAGTAATGCCAGCACATGTGATTTACCCGAAAGTGGATGAGAAACCGGCAGGCTTTTCACCACGCTGGTTGCAGAAGGTGTTGCGCGAGCGCTTGGGCTTTAATGGCGTGATTTTTAGTGATGACCTCAGTATGGAGGGCGCAACAGTAGCAGGTGATGTCACTGCGCGCACTTTGGCAGCATTGCATGCGGGCTGCGATATGGTGTTGCTGTGTAATCGCCCCGATTTGGCCGATGAGCTATTGGCCAACCTTGATTGGAAAATCTCGGCACAAAGTATCGCCCGTCTGGCGCGCATGCATGGTGGGCACCACCCGCATGACATGGTCGGCCTGCGTGAATCCGCCTATTATGTCGATGCGGTAAAGCGCGTAGCGATGGTTGGTCAAAAAGAGTCTGATTTGTTTGCCTGA
- a CDS encoding aspartyl/asparaginyl beta-hydroxylase domain-containing protein, with protein MKWIVLSVFLASVSYVHFRGKVRHRFYRQVFDHSGIVSPFNVFLYLFSKAPTTPYLSVNEFPELKAIIDQWQEIRAEALHVREQERIAAAQTNNDAGFNSFFKTGWKRFYLKWYDAHHPSASIYCPKTVALLQSIPSVKAAMFAELPPGAHLRPHRDPYAGSLRFHLGLATPNNDQCFIRVDGEDYSWRDGQAVMFDETYIHEAYNQTDETRVILFCDIERPMRYGWAQAINRFLANTIVTAASSPNEAGDQTGVINRLFHYAWVVGQYRRRFKRWNKTVYQITRIVLIALACYAIWKL; from the coding sequence ATGAAATGGATTGTTTTAAGTGTGTTTTTAGCGTCGGTGAGTTATGTGCACTTTAGAGGCAAGGTGCGGCATCGCTTTTACCGCCAGGTGTTTGACCACTCAGGCATTGTGTCGCCGTTTAATGTGTTTTTATACCTGTTTTCAAAAGCGCCAACCACGCCTTATTTATCGGTGAATGAGTTTCCTGAGTTAAAAGCGATTATTGATCAATGGCAGGAGATTCGCGCAGAAGCGTTGCATGTGCGCGAGCAGGAGCGTATTGCTGCCGCACAAACCAATAATGACGCCGGGTTTAACTCTTTTTTTAAAACCGGCTGGAAGCGTTTTTATCTAAAGTGGTATGACGCACATCACCCATCGGCCAGTATTTATTGCCCAAAAACCGTGGCGCTGTTGCAAAGTATTCCCAGTGTGAAAGCCGCCATGTTTGCTGAGCTGCCACCGGGGGCGCATTTGCGTCCGCACCGCGATCCCTATGCGGGTTCGTTGCGCTTTCACTTAGGGTTGGCAACACCTAACAATGACCAGTGTTTTATCCGCGTGGATGGCGAAGACTATAGCTGGCGCGATGGGCAGGCAGTGATGTTTGATGAAACCTATATTCACGAGGCCTATAACCAAACCGATGAAACGCGTGTGATTCTGTTTTGCGATATTGAGCGCCCCATGCGTTATGGTTGGGCGCAAGCAATCAACCGCTTTTTGGCGAATACTATCGTTACCGCGGCGAGTTCGCCGAACGAGGCGGGTGATCAAACCGGTGTCATTAACCGCCTGTTTCACTATGCGTGGGTGGTTGGGCAATATCGCCGCCGGTTTAAGCGCTGGAACAAAACAGTGTATCAAATCACGCGTATCGTCTTGATTGCATTGGCTTGTTACGCGATTTGGAAGTTATAG
- a CDS encoding Bax inhibitor-1 family protein yields MSDMQVLGREGNVSATQNRVLRNTYALLGLSMVPTVIGAYVGLQMNFGFMAAHPFIFAIGFMAVMFGMFKLIAVNQNSGVGVWLLLAMTFVFGVMLGPILQFALHLRNGAEIVGLAAAGTGITFLSLAAIGSSPARDFSGMGKFLMIGLILAIVAGLANMYFQIPALSLAISGVSVLIFSGYILYDVNQIVRGGQTNYVMATLNLYLDVYNLFVNLLNILLSLLGNRD; encoded by the coding sequence ATGTCAGATATGCAAGTTTTAGGTCGTGAGGGCAATGTCTCCGCGACGCAAAATCGCGTGCTGCGTAACACTTATGCTTTGCTCGGCTTGAGCATGGTGCCAACGGTGATTGGCGCCTATGTCGGCCTACAAATGAATTTTGGCTTTATGGCCGCGCATCCCTTCATATTCGCTATCGGTTTTATGGCAGTGATGTTTGGGATGTTTAAACTGATTGCCGTCAATCAAAACAGCGGTGTCGGCGTTTGGTTGTTATTAGCCATGACATTTGTGTTTGGCGTCATGTTAGGCCCTATTTTGCAATTTGCACTGCATTTGCGTAATGGTGCCGAAATCGTTGGCCTGGCTGCCGCAGGCACAGGCATTACATTTTTAAGCCTTGCTGCAATCGGTTCTTCCCCTGCGCGTGACTTTAGCGGCATGGGCAAGTTTTTGATGATCGGCCTGATCCTGGCGATTGTGGCTGGCCTGGCTAACATGTACTTCCAGATTCCAGCATTGTCATTGGCTATTTCTGGCGTGTCCGTGCTGATTTTCTCAGGCTACATTTTGTATGATGTTAACCAGATTGTCCGTGGTGGCCAAACCAACTATGTGATGGCAACCCTGAACCTGTATCTGGACGTCTACAACCTGTTTGTTAACTTGCTCAATATCCTGCTGTCTTTGCTGGGTAATCGCGATTAA
- a CDS encoding PEP-CTERM sorting domain-containing protein — MSVVTKTLCAVAVCGALSAPAQSAVIFSDNFDSYPATTNATDFGGNWTVSNGTVDVIGNGFFDFYPGNGLYIDLDGSTSVSGDFSSKALNVAAGSYTLEFVLSGSTRGESNTVDVSFGSYSETFTLASNDPVVTYTRTVNFASNSLASVVFKNGGGDNMGALLFNVSVTTVPEAETAAMMLAGLGLMGSIVRRRKSR; from the coding sequence ATGTCAGTAGTAACAAAAACTTTATGTGCGGTTGCTGTGTGCGGTGCATTATCAGCACCTGCTCAGTCCGCGGTGATCTTTTCAGATAATTTTGATAGTTATCCTGCAACAACGAATGCCACAGATTTTGGCGGCAACTGGACCGTGAGCAACGGCACGGTCGATGTCATCGGTAATGGTTTTTTTGATTTTTATCCAGGCAATGGTCTTTATATCGATCTTGATGGCAGCACCAGTGTGTCCGGCGATTTCAGCTCTAAAGCCTTGAATGTCGCTGCGGGTAGTTACACGCTAGAGTTTGTGCTCTCAGGCAGTACACGAGGTGAATCAAATACAGTAGACGTTAGTTTCGGTAGCTACAGCGAAACATTTACCTTGGCCTCAAATGACCCGGTCGTGACTTATACACGCACTGTCAACTTTGCGTCCAACTCACTGGCGTCGGTTGTGTTTAAAAATGGCGGCGGTGACAACATGGGAGCATTACTGTTTAATGTTTCAGTTACCACCGTGCCTGAGGCAGAAACGGCTGCCATGATGCTGGCTGGTTTAGGACTCATGGGCTCTATTGTGCGTCGTAGAAAATCTCGCTAA